Within the Paenibacillus pabuli genome, the region GTCTAACCCAGAATAGGGAAGAGCGCTTGAATACGAATAAACTGGATTCGAGAGCGAGTCAGGCATCGGAAGAATCCATATATGAATCAACGGAATTCCCTGCTTCTACGAACGAGCTGGAAGACCTGGATATCGCAAACGAAACGAAGGAGCCGGAACCCGTAGCATCGGATAGCGAGGATATCCAGATGCAAGATAGCCCGGAAAAGCAGATTCAGGTTAGCAGTGTGGCTTCGCTTGCTCTGGAGGAGCAAAATATCATCCAGCAGGAGACCACAGGCAAAGACCGGTTGGAGATTCTGAACCAGAACCAGATGCCGGGCCATACCGGACACTATATCTACACGGATGATCTGAGTGATTTTGCGGTTACGGAGAGCAAGCTGTCTCCATTCTCCGTGGATGCTTCCAAGTTGAAAGCAGGTGCAGTCGGCAGTGAAGCATTGCAGGATTATGCAGTGACGAGCATTCATATTGCTGATGGGGCGATTGTCTCCGCCAAACTTGCAGAGGCTTCGGTTTCCGAGGAACATCTGATTGATGGCTCTGTGTCCGGTCACAAAATACGCAATGCGTCCATTGCCGGCGAGAAAATCAAAGACGGCAGCATTACTTCGCAGAAGCTTGGCAATCAGGTCATCGATTCGTCCAAGATCGCCGATGGTTCCATCGGCACAAGGCATCTCAGCCGCATGCTGGTTACGGAAGACTTGATCAAGAATCATGCCGTAACTGGAGATAAGATCGCCATCAGTGGCGTGGATACCCGGCATCTCACGGGTGGCGCCGTGCATACGTCCAAATTGGCTGACGATGCAGTGACTACATCCAAAATTCGTGAAGGTGCTGTCACAGGCAGCAAGATCGAAGAACAATCCATCGAGTCTCACCATATTCAGGATGGTGCAATTAAACAAACACATCTGGCAGAAGGAGCGGTCGGTCGTTCACAATTGTCTATTGGAAGTATTGGAAGTGACCAGATCGAGGATGGATCCATACAAACCAGACACTTGGCTGAGGGTTCGCTCAGTGGAAAGCATTTGCTGGATGGTTCCATCGGTTCGAACCAGATTCGTGCTCAGGCGGTGGGCAAGGATCAGCTGGGCAGAGGGGAAGTCGGCAGTGAACACTTGGCAGAGGGAGCCGTAACCAGCAGCAAACTGGCAGACCAGTCAGTTGGAACCGCGAAATTGCTAGAGCAGTCGATTACGGCTTCCAAGATCTCAGACCAAAGTGTCATTGCGTCCAAAATTGCGGATGAAGCTATACAGGCCAAACATCTTGCCAAAGGCTCCATTCGTGCAGAACATATTGTTAATCGGGGAATTACACCGGTCCATGTGGATAATGCTGCAATTCACTCCATTCACATTGCAAGTGGAAGCATTGAGGCACCTCATCTGTCTACCGGAAGTGTGTCCGGGGAAGCTCTTGCAGATGGCGCGGTATCCGAGCGGCATCTGGCTGAGGCTGCGGTGGGTACGTATGAATTACAGGATGCTGCAGTGACAGACGTGAAGCTTGCGGATGGAAGTGTGACAACAGAAAAATTGGGAACGGCATCGGTTAGCAGCAGAGCGCTCGCTCCGGGAAGCGTCGCATCCTCGCATCTTGCAGGTGGTAGTGTTACGGGTACACATCTGGCTCCAGGAAGTGTGGGGTCCGAGGCCCTGAGACCTTATGCCGTGAAAGCGGAGCATCTGACAGAACATGCCGTAGGTGTCCCTCACCTTCAGCCGGGCAGTGTTGAAACGGATGCCATTGCACGTGCGGCAGTCACAACGGACAAATTGGCTCCTGGCAGCATAACTTCGGCCCAGCTGGCTGGAGGGTCCATTTTTCCGCCGCATCTGACAGATCATTCGGTTACCTCCCCGAAGCTCTCACCAGAGAGTGTTGCTACGGATAAATTGGCGGACTTTGCTGTCACTTCAGCCAAACTGGCAGATGGCAGCGTGACTTCTTCCAAGATCATGGCAGAAAGCATTAACGCCAAGCATATTCCCGCCGGAACCATACGTGGTTATCATTTGAAGCAGCATGCTGTCTCACTGGAACATTTATCGGAGGAAATACGTTCGCCGGAGTTGTTTGCCGATGGCAGTATCACAGGCAGCAAACTGCGTCATGGGTCCATCACTGCAGACCATTTAACCGCAGACTCGGTATCGGGGACAGAATTACAAGAGGGTGCCATAGGCAGTGAACATCTGCAGCCATCCATTGTGCTTTCCGAGCATCTGGCAGACGGCAGTGTGAAGTCTGACCATCTGGATCATCATGTCGTGAACTCACAGCATCTGAAGCCAGACATTATTCATGCGGAGCATATTGCTGAACAGGTCATTACCTCCCATCACCTGGCTCCGGGGTCTGTCGAAACAGACCATCTGGCACCTTTATCCATCACAGCGGCTCACCTTCAACCCGGCTTGATCAGTGGGTTACACCTTCAGGCAGAGTCGACAAGTGCGGTTCATCTGCAGCAGGGGGCTGTACATTCCCGCCATATTCAAGATGGTGAAATTCTTCCACATCATATCCATGAACGCAGCATCGGAACGTCTCATCTGGAGGAAGAAGCGGTAAGTACAATTATACTCCAGGAAGGATCCGTAACAGGCTCCAAACTGGCAAGTGGCAGTGTCGATGGCAGCAAATTGGTCGCAGGAACGATAGAGGCCACTCACATTGCAGACGAAAGTGTGCAGTCCCGTCATATCCAGGAGGGAGCCATCCTCGCGAATCATATTCAGGAGAGCAGTATTGGCACAACTCATCTGGAAGAGGAGTCGGTAAGTGCGGTTCATTTGCAAGATGGGTCGGTAACGAGTGCCAAGCTGGCGGACGGCAGCATAAGCGGCAGCAAATTGCTGGAAGGTACGATCACTGCAGCTCATATCGCAACGGAAAGTGTGCAATCGGAGCATATTCAGGCAGATGCGATCCATGCAGATCATATTCAGGAGCGCAGCATCGGCACAGTCCATCTGGAAGAAGAAGCCGTAAGTGCAATTCACCTGCAAAATGGGTCTGTGACGAGTGCCAAACTGGCCGACGGCAGCGTGAGTGGAAGTAAACTGCTTGAAGATGCGGTATCCGGTATCCATATCACCTCCGAAAGTATACAGTCCCGTCATATTCAGGAAGGAGCGATCCTTGCTGATCATATCCAGGAGCGGAGCATTGGTACACCTCATCTGGAAGAGGAAGCGGTAAGTGCGATTCATTTGCAAAATGGATCTGTAATCAGCACCAAGCTGGCCGACGGCAGTGTAAACGGAAGCAAGCTGCTCGAAGGAGCGGTATCGGATCTTCACATTGCTGATCATAGTGTGCAATCCCGCCATATCCAGGAGGGGGCCATCCAAGCCAGCCACATTCAAGAGTGCAGCATTGGAACAACCCATCTGGATGAGGAGTCGGTGAGTGCAATCCATTTGCAAAATGGATCTGTAACAAGTGCCAAACTGGCCGACAGCAGCGTGAGCGGCAGCAAGCTGCTGGATGGAACGATATCCGGAGTTCATATCGCATCGGAAAGTGTGCAATCCGTGCATATTCAGGCAGGTGCCATCCGTGCAGATCACCTTCAGGAGCGGAGCATTGGCACGGTCCATCTGGATGAGGAAGCCGTAAGTGCGGTTCACCTGCAAAATGGGTCCGTGACGAGTGCCAAACTGGCCGACGGCAGCGTGAGCGGCAGCAAATTGCTTGAAGATGCCGTATCGGGAGTTCATCTTGCATCAGGAAGTGTGCAGTCCCACCACATTCAGGATGGAACCATCCTCGCTGGTCATGTCCAGGAGAATAGTATCGGCACAGTCCACCTGCAAGAAGAAGCCATAAATGCGGTCCATCTGCAAAATGGGTCTGTAACAAGTGCCAAACTGGCTGATGGCAGCGTGAGCAGCAGCAAATTGCTTGAAAATGCCGTATCCGATGTTCATATCGCAGACGGTACTGTGCAATCCCGGCATATCCAGGAGAAAGCCATCCATGCCGATCATATTCAGGAGCGGAGCATTGGAATTTCCCATCTGAAAGCCGAATCGGTAAGTGCGATTCATCTGCACAATGGTTCGATCACCAGTGCGAAACTCGCCGATGGCAGTGTAAACAGCAACAAATTGCTTGAAGGTGCAGTAGCGGCTATCCATCTGTCAGACAAAAGCGTGCAATCCCGGCATATCCAGGATGGAACGATTCTGGCTGATCATATTCAGGAACGCAGTATCCGCACTGCTCATTTGGAAGAAGAATTGGTCAGCGGGATTCATCTGCAAAATGGATCCGTAACGAGTGCTAAACTGGCCGACGGCAGCGTAAACGGAAGCAAATTGGCTGAACAAAGCATCACCTCTAATCACTTGAACGCAGGCATTGTAGGCCCGGCGCATCTGAGCGAAGAGATCTGGAATGCAATTCGTCAGTTTAGTGGAGAAACGCTGGAGCAGCTGGCAGCGATCAAACGGCAGGAAGCGCTGCTTCAGGGTGAACGTGAGGCTGTACAGCCAGCACAACCGGCAGCTCTCGAGGAGCTGCCGAGTACGGATCTGAAGGAAACTCCGACATTCCAGACTTTGGGTCAGGAGCTGGGACAACAAGAACAGGAACAGCCATCGCAAGTCAACCAGCTTGGAGAGACCGTGACGGATTCCTTGATGGCAGCAGATGTGGTCCAGCCACAGTTACAGCAGCCACAACCTGAACTTCCGCAGGAAATCGATAAAATTGCGGAGTTTAAACTGAGCGAGCAAGCGGTGAAGCAGGAGCATCTGGGAGAAGGTGCTGTTGGAAGCAGCCAGCTGCAGCATGGAGCAGTCGGTCCTGAACACCTGTCATTCCAGCCGGTTCGCAGTGTCAGTCGTCAGCCGGTCGTTCAGCAGTTCGGCATGGAAGCCTTTATCCTGCCCGAAGATGAAGAATGCGTTGAGGTAACCGTAGCATTTGAGCAATCATTTGCATCAGAACATTATGTGATCGTAGGAATGAGTAATGATCGCGGATTCCAGGTGTCACTGCTGTCCCAGAGTGAGGATGAAGCGGTATTGGAAGTGTTCCGTACGGCTGGATGCAAGCACACCTATGGTTTGTTATCCTGGATTGCAGCAGGTCCTTTGAATTAATAGGATGCGTCAAGCCGTCAAGCCACGGAGTAAATGCACAAAAGCGGTTCCTGGAATTGTCCGGGACACCGCTTTTGTTCCTATATAAGCCGGTCGGTCCTCTAAAAAGGGAAGGAGGAGACGTACGAGTCTTATTTTGACGAATATGGACTAAAAGACGAGGCTGAAAAATCTTTTCCTGCCAGAAGCTTGTGGAATGTAAGGACAAACGCCGTTTCCACTATTCCCTAATTACATAGAATAACGTGTACTCCCTTGGCATGTTGAGTATTTATGAGGGTGGGAGGTGACCGTATTGCAACATCGTCGTCGTACTGTTCATTCAGCTGCCAAACTGGTGACCCGAAAGAGGAAGCAGTTGAACAAACGACGTGTAAAGTCTGTGAGTAAAAAGGGTGCTGGAATCCGCAGATACGTCATGCCTCCAACACGGGAGGAAATCAACCCACACATACCCATGCTTTCGGTGATTATACCGGCAATGAATGAAGAAAAGACGATTAGCAGAGTCATCAGGCAGGCGCTTCGCATCTGCAGGGATTCGGAAGTGATTGCCGTTGTCAACGGCTCAACGGATGGCACGGCAGCAGCGGCACAGGCTGCAGGTGCAAGAGTGCTTTTGTATACGGAGGCATTGGGTCACGATGCAGGAAGACGAATGGGTGCAGCGGCTGCTCGCGGGAGGGTCCTCCTCTTTACAGACGCAGATATACCCATACCTGCAGAGCAGCTCGCTCCCTATGTGCAGGCCATATTGGATGGGACAGATGTTGCGCTTAACGATTATGACGGTCCCGTTAAACGAATCCCTGTACATCCAGTGGTGGAGGCCAAGCATGTCCTGAACAGCATCCTGTCCCGGCCGGACCTGCAAGGAGCTTCCATGACAGCCATTCCGCATGCGTTAAGCCGCAGGGCACTTGATGTTATAGGCGTTCCTTCGCTGGAGGTTCCTCCGCTTGCATTGGCCAAAGCCGTGTCGGGTGGATTAGAGGTACGCGCCGTTCA harbors:
- a CDS encoding WIAG-tail domain — its product is MSKKGNKKVPTPKLRHVSPKFKELELTERRAGTMNSGLTQNREERLNTNKLDSRASQASEESIYESTEFPASTNELEDLDIANETKEPEPVASDSEDIQMQDSPEKQIQVSSVASLALEEQNIIQQETTGKDRLEILNQNQMPGHTGHYIYTDDLSDFAVTESKLSPFSVDASKLKAGAVGSEALQDYAVTSIHIADGAIVSAKLAEASVSEEHLIDGSVSGHKIRNASIAGEKIKDGSITSQKLGNQVIDSSKIADGSIGTRHLSRMLVTEDLIKNHAVTGDKIAISGVDTRHLTGGAVHTSKLADDAVTTSKIREGAVTGSKIEEQSIESHHIQDGAIKQTHLAEGAVGRSQLSIGSIGSDQIEDGSIQTRHLAEGSLSGKHLLDGSIGSNQIRAQAVGKDQLGRGEVGSEHLAEGAVTSSKLADQSVGTAKLLEQSITASKISDQSVIASKIADEAIQAKHLAKGSIRAEHIVNRGITPVHVDNAAIHSIHIASGSIEAPHLSTGSVSGEALADGAVSERHLAEAAVGTYELQDAAVTDVKLADGSVTTEKLGTASVSSRALAPGSVASSHLAGGSVTGTHLAPGSVGSEALRPYAVKAEHLTEHAVGVPHLQPGSVETDAIARAAVTTDKLAPGSITSAQLAGGSIFPPHLTDHSVTSPKLSPESVATDKLADFAVTSAKLADGSVTSSKIMAESINAKHIPAGTIRGYHLKQHAVSLEHLSEEIRSPELFADGSITGSKLRHGSITADHLTADSVSGTELQEGAIGSEHLQPSIVLSEHLADGSVKSDHLDHHVVNSQHLKPDIIHAEHIAEQVITSHHLAPGSVETDHLAPLSITAAHLQPGLISGLHLQAESTSAVHLQQGAVHSRHIQDGEILPHHIHERSIGTSHLEEEAVSTIILQEGSVTGSKLASGSVDGSKLVAGTIEATHIADESVQSRHIQEGAILANHIQESSIGTTHLEEESVSAVHLQDGSVTSAKLADGSISGSKLLEGTITAAHIATESVQSEHIQADAIHADHIQERSIGTVHLEEEAVSAIHLQNGSVTSAKLADGSVSGSKLLEDAVSGIHITSESIQSRHIQEGAILADHIQERSIGTPHLEEEAVSAIHLQNGSVISTKLADGSVNGSKLLEGAVSDLHIADHSVQSRHIQEGAIQASHIQECSIGTTHLDEESVSAIHLQNGSVTSAKLADSSVSGSKLLDGTISGVHIASESVQSVHIQAGAIRADHLQERSIGTVHLDEEAVSAVHLQNGSVTSAKLADGSVSGSKLLEDAVSGVHLASGSVQSHHIQDGTILAGHVQENSIGTVHLQEEAINAVHLQNGSVTSAKLADGSVSSSKLLENAVSDVHIADGTVQSRHIQEKAIHADHIQERSIGISHLKAESVSAIHLHNGSITSAKLADGSVNSNKLLEGAVAAIHLSDKSVQSRHIQDGTILADHIQERSIRTAHLEEELVSGIHLQNGSVTSAKLADGSVNGSKLAEQSITSNHLNAGIVGPAHLSEEIWNAIRQFSGETLEQLAAIKRQEALLQGEREAVQPAQPAALEELPSTDLKETPTFQTLGQELGQQEQEQPSQVNQLGETVTDSLMAADVVQPQLQQPQPELPQEIDKIAEFKLSEQAVKQEHLGEGAVGSSQLQHGAVGPEHLSFQPVRSVSRQPVVQQFGMEAFILPEDEECVEVTVAFEQSFASEHYVIVGMSNDRGFQVSLLSQSEDEAVLEVFRTAGCKHTYGLLSWIAAGPLN
- a CDS encoding glycosyltransferase family 2 protein, coding for MTVLQHRRRTVHSAAKLVTRKRKQLNKRRVKSVSKKGAGIRRYVMPPTREEINPHIPMLSVIIPAMNEEKTISRVIRQALRICRDSEVIAVVNGSTDGTAAAAQAAGARVLLYTEALGHDAGRRMGAAAARGRVLLFTDADIPIPAEQLAPYVQAILDGTDVALNDYDGPVKRIPVHPVVEAKHVLNSILSRPDLQGASMTAIPHALSRRALDVIGVPSLEVPPLALAKAVSGGLEVRAVHHVPVGKMNAVRVKRRSGPDPLSQVVLNDHLTAIRWITDKLGPRGGYSDLQRVRCLTR